One part of the Phoenix dactylifera cultivar Barhee BC4 chromosome 4, palm_55x_up_171113_PBpolish2nd_filt_p, whole genome shotgun sequence genome encodes these proteins:
- the LOC103715940 gene encoding pentatricopeptide repeat-containing protein At1g60770-like has product MATRTKLVAKRSSKYLEEALYRRLFRQGSSPASVRQELDDFLKSRKRVFKWEVGVSIRKLRDRKRFRPALKLSETMARRGMNLTLSDQAICLDLVAKARGIVSAEEYFINLPEPAKNHLTYGALLNCYCKESMTDKAEALMEKMKELKFASSPMAYNSLMTLYTKTNQPEKVPSVIQEMKANDVLLDCYTYNVWMRALAAINDISGVERIIEEMKRDGRVTADWTTYSNLASIYVDAGMFQKAEGALKELEKRCTDQDLGAYQFLITLYGRTGNLVEVHRIWRSLKLAHPKMANISYLNMIQVLVNLKDLPGAEACFKEWEAKCSTYDIRVANAMIRAYAKEGMLDKAEAVKKRAKMRGGRLNAKTWQIFMEYYLSKGDMKMVHLCADRAIKKGRSHGRVWVPPREVILAIMAYFEEKKDVGGAEKFIELLQKVEKDLGAEIFEALVRTYSAAGKNSPGMRRRLKMENVVVSKATENLLDTLCVE; this is encoded by the exons ATGGCGACGCGGACGAAGTTGGTGGCGAAGCGGTCGAGCAAGTATCTGGAGGAGGCGCTGTACAGGAGGCTCTTCCGGCAGGGGAGCTCGCCGGCGAGCGTCCGCCAGGAGCTCGACGATTTCCTCAAGAGCCGCAAGCGCGTCTTCAAATGGGAGGTCGGTGTCTCCATCCGCAAGCTCCGCGACCGCAAGCGCTTCCGCCCCGCCCTCAAG CTTTCAGAGACCATGGCCAGAAGAGGTATGAACTTAACTCTCAGCGATCAAGCTATATGTCTAGATCTTGTAGCCAAAGCCAGAGGCATTGTTTCTGCTGAGGAGTATTTCATCAATCTCCCAGAACCTGCTAAAAATCACCTTACATATGGTGCACTCCTGAACTGCTACTGCAAGGAATCAATGACGGACAAGGCTGAGGCCCTCATGGAAAAAATGAAGGAACTGAAGTTTGCCTCAAGTCCTATGGCCTATAACAGCTTAATGACCCTCTACACTAAAACCAACCAACCAGAAAAGGTTCCTAGTGTTATACAAGAGATGAAGGCTAATGATGTGTTGCTGGATTGTTATACTTACAATGTTTGGATGAGGGCTCTGGCTGCCATCAACGATATCTCTGGTGTTGAAAGAATCATAGAAGAGATGAAAAGGGATGGGCGGGTTACTGCTGATTGGACTACTTATAGTAATCTagcatccatttatgtagatgCTGGCATGTTTCAGAAGGCAGAAGGGGCTCTCAAAGAGCTTGAGAAGAGATGCACGGATCAAGATCTTGGAGCCTATCAGTTCTTGATCACATTGTATGGCCGAACTGGCAATCTAGTTGAAGTGCACCGTATCTGGCGTTCTCTGAAGCTGGCACATCCTAAGATGGCAAACATAAGCTATCTAAATATGATTCAGGTGCTGGTGAATTTGAAGGACTTGCCAGGTGCTGAAGCATGTTTCAAGGAATGGGAAGCCAAATGCTCAACATATGATATCCGGGTGGCAAATGCAATGATTAGAGCTTATGCTAAAGAGGGCATGTTAGATAAGGCTGAAGCTGTTAAGAAGCGTGCAAAGATGCGAGGCGGAAGACTCAATGCCAAAACATGGCAGATATTCATGGAATATTATCTGAGTAAAGGTGATATGAAAATGGTGCATTTGTGTGCTGACCGTGCAATTAAGAAGGGGAGAAGCCATGGTAGGGTTTGGGTCCCACCTCGTGAGGTGATCCTGGCTATAATGGCGTATTTTGAGGAGAAGAAAGATGTTGGAGGTGCTGAAAAGTTCATTGAGCTTCTACAGAAAGTGGAGAAGGATCTGGGGGCAGAGATATTTGAGGCCCTTGTAAGGACATATTCTGCTGCTGGGAAGAACAGCCCAGGGATGCGGAGGCGGTTGAAGATGGAGAATGTGGTTGTGAGCAAAGCCACTGAAAACTTGCTTGACACTCTGTGTGTGGAATGA